TCTAGTGAGGTAAGACATCAATCTATACTTTAACTATTTCCCTTCTCTGTAATTTCTAACTTATTGAGTTGAAAGCACTACGGCAATGTTAAATACTAAGCCAGAACATTCTACAACAGGCTAACCTAAACAGGACTATCTAGAGGGACTGCACAAGCAAAAAAACCTTGGGACATATGCAATGCTAAAGCTGATGCACATAGAATTGAAGTTTGTAgaactcaaaattaaaatgaagtGCACATTGGTGGCAACGAGATACCTTAAACTTACTATGTGAATTGTTGAATTCATCAACCGAAAGAGTTAAAAGCAGAACAGAAGACCCACATTTTACAGAACTGTCAATTGAGGTGCTCACACCAGCACATTTATGAAGAGATCAGTTAAATTTAAAGGAATTCCATTCAACATAAGGAAACCAAATGGTTACAGAAAGAGAAAAGCTTTAAAGAAATTACAAAAGACAAACTACTGGTTTCTTAATCAAACTGGCTAGTCAAGTGCCAGCAGAGATCAGTCTCCCTCTTATTCAAAACTTAAGAAAGAATTATGCTGCCAGTAACAGCAGGCATGTTGACAGAATCACTCTCATGAGGGTTAGTACAGCTATGAAGCAACCTACTCCAACAAGCCTCATTGAGCTGAGGTGAGCCATGTAAACATGGAGTCAGTTAAGGTCAACTCATTCAACTAAGCTCAAGCTTGGCTTGATTAGGCTAACAAGTGCAAATGAGCCAAACTCAAGCTGAGCTCAAGCAGGTCGGTTCATTTACCAATGACCATTGATAATTCCTGGAATTACATAGTTCAGGAAAGTAATGGAACATGTCAAGAGTAaatgaagagttcaaaccaattCAATGGTGGTGACTGTCAATGGTAAATGAAGAATCCAAACCAAGGAGTGTAACAAAAAAGAATGGAAAGGGGAAAATCCTTAGCATGttcctcaaaattttgaaattctgTAGTAATTTTTCATCAATGTTTACTAGGAAAAAGAAGGTGAAAAGGTGAAAAGCACCCCACCTTAGCTCTTGCATCCTGAACAAGAAGGAACTAGGCAAATAGCATAAACTGCTGCCAAACCAAGTGAATAGAATTATATTGATGgctgcctatcaaaaaaaaaaaatataagtaaaacaaaattatgttgatGCTATaatataagtgtttttttttcttttgatatgtTGACACAAATGAGAGTTAGCCGATTAAGAAAACATGATGGCACATgcatattatcaaatattatatcaaaaatCTAAATGGCCAATAAACCAAAATAGATATACTGTCTAAGCATATGCATAGCTTCTATTTGCTTCTAAACATCAAATATCTCCTTCTGTCAACGCAAGAAATGCAAAGTTCATTGTTTCCACCTCAAAGAAAACTACAAAAGCGCAATTCCAAAacctaaaataatattaaaagacAACAATGAgtacaaaacatcaaagaaagTAAGAAGGCCAAAAAGAAGTCACCGTCCTCTTGCAACAGCCTCGTCCAACTCCTCGAGTGATGAGGGAAACAGTTCTATATAGCGACTCCCAAGGGTCATTCTATCCTTAGCCATAGCTGCTTTTGAATCCTCAGCATTTGTGAACTCCACAAATGCTTCCCCTGTTGGCCTCCCTTCTGAATTAACTGTCATATGAATTGAGTCTTCTGACAGCACAAAATCTTTAAAGAAATCCATAATATCTTCCTTGCTAGCTGAAAATGGCAATCCCCTTAATCGCAATACCCCTGTATGCTCAGCTGATTCTTTTCCTTCATCATTAGATTTTGCCTTTGGGGCAGTTCTGCGAGGTGAACCACCACGAGTATCTGAAACTTCATTAGCAATAGCCTTATAATACTCCTGCCTCTTGCTTCTGAAAACCTCAACGTATCGCCGGCCCATGTTCTGCCTATTCCTCTGAAGAGCAAATTCAACTTGGAGAGGATAGCCCAGAACACAGAAAGCTTCCCCAGTGAACCTGCCATTCTTATGGACGAAAAGAACATCAACGATGTCAAGACTATGGAAGAACTCAGCCACATCAGCTTCCGAGCAATCAAAGGGAAGACCACGAAGTCGAACAACAGGGAATGGTGGAGGTTGGCCAATATATGAATAAGGCGAAGCATTGTACATGAAACTTGAACCAGGGGAACCCCCATAAAATGAAGAGCCCTGATCAGTTATACGCTGCCGCTTTGGACCCATATCACGCCCATCAAGCCCATCCGCATATTTACTTCAGTTACCAAAAtccacaagaacaacaaaaagggaaaatggaAACCCACCCATTAATATTcacaaattaagaataaatcaaatattattcaattcACATGTTTTAACTGATCAATTTCTTATTATGTTTGTCATCTTGATGCTCcctttggttgctaagaaaattgagccaaataatgatgatgatgataacaaTAACATTTTAGGTCTTGTACCTATGTTCcttttaatttccaaataataaaaatctcatCTCAATTCAGCCAAGAAGATAAATGGGGCAAAAAATCCAAgacttgaaattgaaatttctcaGCTCCTACAATCTCTTGATGACCAAGCAGTAAATAAATGACAATAAATGATATGCACAAAACATAAGGAAAATATGGCCTCTAAGCATCTCAATTAACTAATACAAGAGAATCTGCTGAAACTTTCCGAAGGGGCATTTGAGAAAAGGTTATGAAGGCTCAACCTCTACAAGTGTCCGGAAACCAGCAATGGTAAGATGGATGAAGATTGGAAAAGTCCCTCTCTTGCCTTATCTTACTAACAATATTAATAAAGGGGTATTTTTCGCCAATGCAAACATAGAATGAGCTAGGTAATGCAAACGAcaagaaaatttaaacatttCACTTCATCAACGACGTGTCACACCCGTCAACAGCAGCCACTCAAAACCCATAAAAAGCAACACTACGATCACAATTACCAATGCATTAACCACTTCATTTGTCCTGGATTCATTGCTTCCTTCCCATTTGAATATTCCCCAATTACCAATGCATTAACCACTTCATTTATCCTAAGTTCATAGCTTCCTTCCCTTTTGGACATTCCCCAATTGAACAGGTGAAACCCCGGACCcagtaaaagaaagaaaagaacaatTGGGTTATGGGTATTAACTAATGAATCAAATTTCTTAtcagaaaatttgaatatttcatttcattcccATTTCACACCCATCAATACCAcccatttaaaatcaaattccagAACTTCACATATTCAAAATCACcccttttcctatttttttcaacattttgaaATCAGAACAGCGCAAAACATTTCTAAATAAAGCATAAAATAACGATTTAAAACAAACacccaaaaaaaatacaaaaaatcaaaaccaaacaaTCTTTAAAGATAAAACCGACAGTCAAGAATACTGCACCAGGCATTAAAAACCAAGCTATCACCCACAAATTTCgtaacaaaaaatttatcaaagtGATAAAGAACAAAAACCCTACTCTAAAATTTACTAATAAAGCACAGAAACCCGGAAAATCCAAAATCAAAAGATTCAAAGCACAGAAATGCAAAtctaaatctaaatctaaacacaaataactaaaaattaaacaaacagAAACAAATAACAATAAAGCTTTGGTCTTACCCTCTGTAGaacatatttttttcctctacAGTCCTCACAAAGATCTTGGCTTGTGCCCTTCAAAGGACTTCGTGAGAGAGTGAAGGGGGGTGCGACCGTGCGACTTTGATTATGAATATCGGTGCGCTCTTTTGGTTATCTATGTATTAGGAAAGTGGTGTAAAACGATGTCGTTTCATTCTGTGGGTGAGTACAGTGCGAATTATGTTGGCTGGGCTGAACTGGGCTTCTGTTGTGGCAAATCTAGGCTGGGTTTCTTGGGCCTTGGCTCACTCTTTGCCCTACTGAAATGGGCCCGGGCCTGGGCCAGGGCCAGGGCCAGTTCATATAGCTAAAATGGgaattgattttcttcttattccttttattacattttatttttgagattaGTGCAATATTATTGTGTAGACGTTAGGCTTCATgtaaacatattaaaataataaaaataaaaaatgatagcaACACTAAAATCATTTGATGACCATCGTATTAACTAAAGATGTGTTTGATATATGAAAACGAGGAAtgtaaatgaatattttattttcattcatattccttttttaatataaatgaatttattttattttaattcttatctTTGagtgtatataaaaatataatattaaaataataatttgtttccattaagtaaaaataggaaaataaataaaagagaccCTTATGATCTGAAAATGTGTTTTTTCTCGTATTTTATGTAGGACAAACATAATATCATTGTTGTATCCTatgaaattgtaaaactaaacaTACAAATACCCCCTACAAGaccaaacaaactctcacaCTATGTTAGGAATCAGCTCAGATACTATTTTGTAATAACTCATACTCAATCGTGTTTAAATTCAAAGGAAccttcatgattttaaaatacatctacaaattcaaaaaaaaactGATACATATATAACCTCATTAACATTTTCTCATATCTGatattaaatatcacatttttactattaaacttttaaaataaaataaaataaaactttgtttttaaaaatagattatttttaaaataaatttgaagtattttgaGTTGGTAGTTATAAAATGtcatgataaataattaaaaatattttgaaaacttttgacTTATATGTAAATGCCCATCAATAAACCATGAAGACggtttttctatattttaaattctcaaatagaattttcttttagaaagtAATTAAaagttttcttcaaaaaatattgTCCAACATATCTTTATTTCTTAGTCTTGTAGTTAGCTTTAAATGCATTTGGACAAAATATTCTGagaatttgcttttaaatttcttatcttAAATTTATAACTTCATacctaattattaattatattaaggAATTGTCAtagaagattttaaaaaaaatattaaaaccacCTTGCTCTCCCCTCTACTTTaccctttattttgttttccatttgttatttttgaaattaaaatgataatactcgaaaaatttaaacattcatttgaatacactttttactttctattttttaaaatagaaaataatgtcaaCTTTTAGACAAGAtgtaataattcttttaaatattatataatgatttttaaaaatcattttttaaaattgagttattaaaaaaaattattaccccaaattaaaaaaaaattaaaagtaatttctaaaaatataaggaaagcTCAtacttttatatgaaaattaggatattttatataaaatttactacttttttatttttaaataaaaaataaggaaaaagttTCACATCCATGAAATTCATACCCAACAACTTCACCATTCAAGCTATttaattagtaaattttcaaaaaccttaaattcaTCAAACTAAACAAATTTCAACTACCCATACCACTATTAAACCTCTAGCAATGTTCAATATTTAAGCAAACATTTACAAaatttcgaaaaaaaaaaacttaataagaTTTGtgaatcaaaaccaaaataaaatatttttaagcaaacaaattttaaaaaaaataataaaatacttttgttttttcaatcgAATCAGGTTTGTTGATATAGAAAATAACAcattataattatcatttttaaagtcattatctaaaaagtaatttttagatactataaaaaaaaataatcacgATATAAATTTCATTCGTTTATCTCtaaattttctacattttttttgtgTCTTGAATAAtagaatatataaaagaattatttttaaaaactaatttttaataacattttcaaaaatattctcaaaatgaGCATATTGAACTTACATTTCTTGTGAAGAACAGAAACGATTTCAAATTGAGAGTTACGTGTACTGTTTGGGCAATTAGAAATAAGAagcaaaaacaattttgaatcattCTTTGTTGCTTCCACCCTTTCTCTACTATAATCCTCACGCATCTTCACACATCGTGTAAATCAAACCATCTTTCATCtccaaaatttggaaaatatttttatgttaatgaattaattaatcatatttaaaattattttacataattaaattgaaaataaatctatttaatttgaaaaaaaataaagaaaataaacacaaaCCCACATGCATTGCGCGTGGGCATGGAATCACCCAAAAAGGCTAAaaccaaaattccatttcaaaTTTGGAGGcaaaagtaagaaaaatctATGCATATTCACATGCAGCCAATAGGAGGGTTACACGTGGAAAAATAGCCACCAAATTACACCGAACCCTTGGGGCGGTGGAAAATTTTGGACCTCAGAACGAATTTTTGGTCAGGGCTTACACATCTCCATTTTCTCACCTTTTCCTTGCACCCAAACATCTTCTATTCCTCAAAGTCTCAATCTCCCATCTACTTATAGATTCCAATTCCTGCATCTTTGACTTCACTTGTTAATTCTCCAATTTTCTTGGGCAACCGCCAGCTGTGTTTGTTGAAATTCCTCAGTGGAAAGTGGTTGCCCTTCCACCTTGCTTCATTGAATTACAAGGTTGGGCATTGAATTTGGGAATAGTTTTGATCTGGGTTTTGATTGGAAGTGTGAGGGGAGGATGGCGGGAGCTTTATCTGTTGTGGGTTCATCGATTTTCGATCCGAAAACTTGTCCATGTTTGTGCCTGGATGCACTGCCTTCAAGCAATATGAGTGTCAAGGCTGGAGCTGGGGACTTGGTTTGGCAGAGGAATTCAGTGGGAAAAAAGCGGTTGTCGCGGCCGGGGACGGTGGAGATGGGGAGTTCCTTTGTTGATTCTTGGCATGAGTGGAGGCTTGAAGCCAAAGTGCTTTCTAGTATTGTTAATAAGGGTTCAAGGAGGCAGCACAAGGCCAGGAGGCTGCTTGTTGTCAGTGAGGTGGCTGGACAGTATGAAGATAGTTTTGAGGATGTTAAAACGGTGAGAAAACTGTTCTTAATGTGGGAAAATCGACATGAACTGAATTTTCAATGATTATTGATACCATCTAAAGATGAAATTTCCCTTCCCTGAGAAATCAAATCTTCGAAAAATAGTTGTTGCACATTTCATTGATTCAGGATAGTTTGAGCATGAACTAAGGACTTATGGTTTAGTTTATGTCAGTAGAAATCGAAAATGCTTCAAGTATTGAATGGGAAGATAAAAAACTGGGAAGATTTCGTTTAGTTAGGTTTATAGAATTATTCTAGCATCTTCTTTCATGGAATGGCTCATGTAGTTCAATATTTCTAACTCCTTCAGAGATCAGTCTCTGCATCATAAAGCTAGCTGTTCTCTTACATCCACCACCGCACATTTATACACAAATATATAGCTTATCTTTGGTATCTTGTTTTGAACTAGCTTGTCTCACGATGCAAGTGTCAATACAACAAGTGAAAATCTTCTATGCATGTTAGTATCAATACTTTAACTTATAGATAATCTACCACACCTATGGCTATTAAATCTAATATCAGTGGACCTTCTTGTGATCCttcaaatgaataaaacaataaGCTAAAAGGTTTGTGTGATATCCCATAGGAAATAGTTCCTTGTGTTATATATGTAAAGAGCTCCTCTCAACTGTAGACACATCTAAAATCCATGATGATTGATTAGGCCTAAAGTGGACAATATCGACACGGGAGGGAGTAAGccattacaaatgatatcataACTAATCCTCGACTCATGTATAAAACTTTGTCTATTTGGCTCTATTGTCTATTTAACCCTACAATCCTATGGGACACAATGAGGATGCTATGTCTACAtgagtgagtgagagagagagagagaggaaggggGGTTGTAAGGTGCAGAGCAAGGGGTTGGTTGTGATATTCTACATCAGATAGAGGAAGAAGTTTTTGGCACTATACATGTATAAGCACATCTCAATCGTGTGGATGCACTCTAAAGCCATACAGGCTCATTAGGCCTAATGTGGACAAGATCTACATGGAAGGAAACAACTCATTAAAAATAGTATCACAATCAATCCACAACCCTAGTGTGGGACACTGTTTGTTTGGCCTCGTAAGGGTTGTTTGTCTATCCGATCTCACAATCCCATCAAACACAAAGAGGACATTGTATTTGCATGTGGGGATGATTGtgatatcttatattttatatcacTATATATGTATGATCTTCCCTCCATTGTGTAAACGCATTTTAAAATCGTGATGGTCCCTTGGGCCTAAAgaggacaatatctacatgggaGGGAGTAGGTCACTACAATGTGCTTTACCTTCATCCATACTAGTCTCTTCAATTGTCATCAGCTACATAAGTTTTGGGACCATGCCCCtgttcttctatataaaatggCTACAATTCAATTAGTTTAGATTCTTTAGGATAGAATTACATCCCATTTCTACTTAGTACTCATCTAGTTTTTATAGAAGCCCTTGGCTTATAACAAGCAATCATGCACTTATCAGGAAGCCCTTTTCTTCTAAGGTTCCAAGTGTATTATCTGTAGATCTGGCTCACAAAACCAGTAATCGAACAAACCCTCTTTTAGGCATCTTATACTATTAAACTTTGCATGTACCTATTCGGTTTCCTTCTTAGAATTTATGCATGAATGTGAATTTTAAGCTCAACTATTGTCATGTCTTTACTCCTTTCTCACAATTATCAGTGATGCCATTCTGATTGACTGATACTTTTTCTTCTTGTAGCAAATACTCAATTACTTCACATACAAAGCCGTGAGGACTGTTATGCACCAGCTTTATGAGATGAATCCAACACAATACAGATGGTTATACGAGTAAGTGTGAGATCATCATCTTTCGCCATCAAATATCATTCATCACTAGTTTCAACTTCAAACAATTTGTGATTTGCTCCATGGTTTCCAATTCAGTAGGCATACTTGTAATGGCTTTTAGGGCCTCAGAGTCAGTAGGCTTGGGAAAATTGTTAAAACATTCCGGTTCAATAGACCATGCTGATCAGCTAGTATTGAAATTTCTTATGGGTTTGTTCATCATATAATTTTCTGTAGTGTACATTATGATCATTGCTATACTTTAGTATGATTCCAAAATCGGCAATTAGTCACTTTCAGATATTCTGAATTTGGTGGAATTTTGGTGCCAAGTCTCATGTTCTCTGGCCTTTGTTTGGAAACTCTGTATTTTATTAGCTGTTACATTTTGCTTTATCTAATTCCTGCTTCAATCCTTAATTCTTCCAGTTTCGTTGCGGCAAACAAGCCTGGAGAGGGGAAGCGTTTCATCCGCATTCTTGTGAAGGTAGTTTTTAGAAACTATTAcactctgtttggttgctgagaaaatgaggaaaagaaaagaaaagaaaagaaatacaattctGAATCCTATGCCTTGGTTCCAATAAATGGAATATTGAACTCAGAGCTGCATTAGATTCAAATGATCTGCCACAGATCAGGTTGAAATCCTATGTCTACTAAACTTTGGATTCCAAGAATATGGAAAACTGAACTGAAACTTGAAAGCAACATTAGATTGAAATGATTTGAGTTGAGGTTCTAGTTTTATTGGGTTTTCTCAGCTACAAATGGAGCATCATGGCACCAGTACATtctatttggttgctgagaaaacaaggagaagagaaaagaaaagaaaaagcatctTTGAATCTCAACTCTTCGTTTCTTTTGGTTCCCAAAAACTGAACTCAAGTTGTATTAGGTTCTAGTTTTCTTGACTTTTCCTCAGCTGGAAATGGGACATTATGGTTAGATTGGTCtcgaaagtattaaggaaaaaaaaatgttaaagaaaataattttttcatgttcGGTTTTAccatagaaaatacaaaagaaagtaaaatataattaaaattaataaaaaaaacttatacattttaaaatcatttttctttttattttctttctttcgcatttttct
The sequence above is drawn from the Vitis riparia cultivar Riparia Gloire de Montpellier isolate 1030 chromosome 6, EGFV_Vit.rip_1.0, whole genome shotgun sequence genome and encodes:
- the LOC117917142 gene encoding heterogeneous nuclear ribonucleoprotein F — encoded protein: MFYRGKYADGLDGRDMGPKRQRITDQGSSFYGGSPGSSFMYNASPYSYIGQPPPFPVVRLRGLPFDCSEADVAEFFHSLDIVDVLFVHKNGRFTGEAFCVLGYPLQVEFALQRNRQNMGRRYVEVFRSKRQEYYKAIANEVSDTRGGSPRRTAPKAKSNDEGKESAEHTGVLRLRGLPFSASKEDIMDFFKDFVLSEDSIHMTVNSEGRPTGEAFVEFTNAEDSKAAMAKDRMTLGSRYIELFPSSLEELDEAVARGR
- the LOC117916082 gene encoding chaperonin-like RbcX protein 2, chloroplastic: MAGALSVVGSSIFDPKTCPCLCLDALPSSNMSVKAGAGDLVWQRNSVGKKRLSRPGTVEMGSSFVDSWHEWRLEAKVLSSIVNKGSRRQHKARRLLVVSEVAGQYEDSFEDVKTQILNYFTYKAVRTVMHQLYEMNPTQYRWLYDFVAANKPGEGKRFIRILVKEKQELAERVMVTRLHLYGKWIKKCNHAEIYKEISDENLELMRERLMETVKWPSDDTNTEKIG